In Ahaetulla prasina isolate Xishuangbanna chromosome 5, ASM2864084v1, whole genome shotgun sequence, the following are encoded in one genomic region:
- the LOC131199693 gene encoding acetylserotonin O-methyltransferase-like: protein MSSTEETQAIQTLFKYQHSFITFKVISTACELGVFDLLRESGECLSSVAVAELLKTSPIGMQRLLEACAGLKLLTLEWKDGKDLYGNTDFTNLYLVKSSPKSQYYSIKFYSDVLYPSMQHLPDAVRKGKNQTLSMYGCPDIFEVIYRSKEELETSSGFLNELWPVVGREVLSAFNLSQFPLICDLGGNTGGLAKELISLYPKCTVTIFDLSKLVEASKNRCLPSEESRITFHAGDFFKDPIPEADLYILARTLHDWSDEKCLQLLRKVYQACKPGGGVLIVEMLLDEDKGGPSMAHFYSLIMLLLVEGKERSASEFNVLLRKAGFQKIELKKGSLFHVILGRK, encoded by the exons ATGAGTTCAACAGAAGAAACCCAAGCTATTCAAACATTGTTTAAATATCAGCATTCGTTTATAACTTTCAAG gTCATTTCAACTGCCTGTGAGTTGGGCGTCTTCGATCTGCTGAGAGAATCAGGGGAATGTCTGTCCTCTGTGGCTGTGGCTGAGCTCTTGAAGACCAGCCCCATTGGAATGCAGAGGCTGCTGGAGGCCTGTGCGGGGTTAAAGCTCCTGACACTGGAGTGGAAGGATGGCAAAG atCTTTATGGAAACACAGACTTTACCAATCTCTACCTAGTCAAATCAAGCCCAAAGTCTCAATATTATTCCATAAAGTTCTATTCTGATGTTCTATATCCATCAATGCAACATTTGCCTGATGCTGTGAG GAAAGGAAAAAATCAGACGTTATCAATGTATGGCTGTCCCGACATTTTTGAGGTCATTTACag atcaaaggaagagttaGAAACCTCGTCCGGGTTTTTGAATGAGCTCTGGCCTGTGGTAGGAAGAGAAGTGCTTTCTGCCTTTAACCTGTCCCAGTTCCCACTCATTTGTGATCTGGGTG gaaaCACTGGTGGCTTAGCTAAGGAATTGATTTCACTCTACCCAAAATGTACTGTGACCATTTTTGACCTTTCTAAACTAGTGGAAGCCTCCAAGAATCGTTGTTTGCCTTCAGAAGAGTCCCGGATCACTTTCCATGCAG gtgatttttttaaagatcccatTCCTGAAGCAGACCTGTACATTTTGGCCAGGACTCTGCATGACTGGTCGGACGAGAAATGTTTGCAGCTCTTACGCAAAGTTTACCAGGCCTGCAAACCTG gTGGCGGTGTCTTAATAGTGGAAATGCTTCTTGATGAAGACAAAGGAGGGCCTTCAATGGCCCACTTCTACTCCTTGATAATGTTGCTCCTCGTTGAAGGGAAAGAACGGTCAGCATCCGAGTTTAATGTGCTGCTCCGCAAAGCTGGTTTTCAAAAAATTGAGTTAAAGAAAGGAAGCCTCTTTCATGTTATTCTAGGAAGAAAATAA